A region of Corvus cornix cornix isolate S_Up_H32 chromosome 3, ASM73873v5, whole genome shotgun sequence DNA encodes the following proteins:
- the LATS1 gene encoding serine/threonine-protein kinase LATS1 isoform X2 — protein sequence MKRSEKPEGYRQMRPKTFPASSYTGSSQQMLQEIRESLRNLPKPSDAAKADHSMGKMLSEDPRQGRNPPKFVTYHKVLQEIRNSLLPFANEATSAVKGTSEVNRQMLQDLQAAGFDEDMVVQALRQTNNRSIEAAIEFISKMSYQDPRREQMVAAAARPVNAGMKPPGAVQQPVNRKQSWKGSKESLVPQRHGPSLGEGVVYRSESPSSQPDVGRPLSGSGIAAFAQAHPGNGQRVNPPPLPQIRSVTPPPPPPRGQTPPPRGTTPPPPSWEPNSQTKRYSGNMEYVISRISPVPPGAWQDGYPPPPMNPPPMNSSTQGQRGMSAVPIGRQPIIMQSSANSKFSFPSGRAGMQNGNCQAEFIVHQNVVSGNSVSRQPPPYPMNPTNRQSPTALQMQAGGSAPPSAYTNGNLPQAIMVPNRNSHNLELYNTNVAGIPASWSQPSPVQPQSSPGNGHDMPTWQPSVPMRSNSFNNHHGSRQSHSGSSQPSATTVTAITPAPIQQPVKSMRVLKPELQTALAPTHPSWMPQPVQTVQTIPFSDSPSTNMAVMSPVAEAPNYQGPPPPYPKHLLHQNPSVNLYEAGPKLNKEEPPPLSREDENEKNYECVDSTDKEKKQITTSPVPVRKNKKDEERRESRIQSYSPQAFKFFMEQHVENILKSHQQRLHRKKQLENEMMRVGLSPEARDQMRKMLCQKESNYIRLRRAKMDKSMFVKIKTLGVGAFGEVCLARKVDTNALYATKTLRKKDVLLRNQVAHVKAERDILAEADNEWVVRLYYSFQDKDNLYFVMDYIPGGDMMSLLIRMGVFPENLARFYTAELTCAVESVHKMGFIHRDIKPDNILIDRDGHIKLTDFGLCTGFRWTHDSKYYQSGDHARQDSMDFSSEWGDPANCRCGDRLKPLERRAARQHQRCLAHSLVGTPNYIAPEVLLRTGYTQLCDWWSVGVILFEMLVGQPPFLAQTPLETQMKVINWQTALHIPPQAKLTPEASDLIIKLCRGPEDRLGKNGADEIKAHPFFKTIDFSSDLRRQSAFYIPKIAHPTDTSNFDPVDPDKLWSDDDKEGNRNDTLNGWYKNGKHPEHAFYEFTFRRFFDDNGYPYNNPKPIEYEYGSSQNSEQQSDDDDDDEQAGRGVQSRDLVYV from the exons ATGAAGAGAAGTGAGAAGCCAGAAGGTTATAGACAAATGAGGCCTAAAACTTTTCCTGCCAGTAGCTAtactggcagcagccagcagatgCTACAGGAAATACGAGAGAGCCTCAGGAATTTGCCTAAACCCTCAGATGCTGCTAAAGCTGATCACAGCATGGGCAAAATGTTATCTGAAGATCCTAGACAAGGCCGAAATCCCCCCAAATTTGTAACATATCATAAAGTTTTGCAGGAGATAAGAAACTCACTTCTGCCTTTTGCAAATGAAGCAACCTCAGCTGTCAAAGGAACATCAGAAGTTAATCGACAAATGCTGCAAGACTTACAAGCTGCTGGCTTTGATGAG gATATGGTTGTACAAGCTCTTAGACAAACTAACAACCGTAGTATAGAAGCTGCCATTGAATTTATAAGTAAAATGAGCTACCAGGATCCTCGCCGGGAGCAGATggttgcagcagcagcaagaccTGTAAACGCAGGTATGAAGCCACCAG GGGCTGTCCAGCAGCCAGTTAACCgcaagcagagctggaagggtTCTAAGGAGTCCTTGGTTCCTCAGCGGCACGgcccttccctgggagaggggGTTGTTTATCGCTCAGAAagtcccagctcccagcctgaTGTAGGAAGGCCGTTATCTGGATCCGGCATTGCGGCATTTGCTCAGGCTCATCCTGGCAATGGACAAAGAGTGAATCCCCCACCTCTACCACAGATAAGGAGTgtcactcctcctcctccacctcctcgGGGGCAGACACCCCCTCCAAGGGGAACTACTCCTCCACCTCCTTCCTGGGAGCCAAATTCTCAAACAAAGCGGTACTCTGGAAACATGGAATATGTGATCTCCCGTATTTCTCCAGTGCCACCAGGAGCGTGGCAGGATGGTTATCCACCTCCACCTATGAATCCTCCTCCTATGAATTCATCCACACAGGGTCAGAGAGGCATGAGTGCTGTCCCCATTGGCAGGCAACCAATAATCATGCAGAGTTCTGCCAACAGCAAGTTTAGTTTTCcctcaggaagagctggaatGCAAAATGGCAATTGTCAGGCAGAATTCATAGTTCACCAGAATGTGGTGTCCGGGAATTCAGTGAGTCGCCAGCCACCCCCATACCCAATGAATCCAACTAACAGGCAGAGTCCCACAGCACTACAGATGCAGGCAGGAGGATCTGCTCCTCCTTCAGCATACACCAACGGGAATCTTCCTCAGGCAATAATGGTGCCAAACAGAAATAGTCACAACCTAGAACTTTACAACACAAATGTAGCTGGAATACCTGCGTCCTGGTCACAGCCTTCTCCTGTGCAGCCACAGTCATCGCCGGGCAATGGGCACGACATGCCTACATGGCAGCCCAGTGTTCCCATGCGGTCAAACTCCTTCAACAATCATCACGGCAGCAGGCAGAGTCactctggcagctcccagccttcAGCCACCACAGTGACAGCCATAACGCCAGCTCCCATTCAGCAACCAGTGAAAAGCATGCGAGTGTTGAAACCAGAGCTGCAGACTGCCTTGGCACCCACTCACCCTTCTTGGATGCCACAGCCCGTGCAGACTGTTCAGACCATTCCCTTCTCCGACAGTCCCTCTACAAACATGGCAGTTATGTCTCCTGTTGCGGAGGCTCCAAATTACCAGGGTCCCCCACCACCTTACCCGAAACACTTGTTACATCAGAATCCTTCTGTCAATCTGTATGAGGCAGGACCCAAGCTCAACAAGGAGGAGCCACCCCCTTTATCCAGGGAGGATGAGAATGAAAAGAATTACGAATGTGTTGATTCaacagataaagaaaagaaacaaattacaaCCTCACCTGTTCCTGttagaaaaaacaagaaagatgaggaaagaagagagTCGCGCATTCAAAGTTATTCCCCTCAAGCCTTTAAATTCTTCATGGAACAGCATGTGGAGAATATACTCAAGTCACATCAGCAGCGTTTGCATCGGAAAAAACAGCTAGAGAATGAAATGATGCGG GTTGGATTGTCACCAGAAGCCCGGGATCAAATGAGGAAAATGTTGTGCCAGAAAGAGTCAAATTACATTCGGCTAAGAAGAGCTAAAATGGACAAGTCAAtgtttgtaaaaattaaaaccctgGGAGTTGGTGCATTTGGAGAAGTTTGCCTAGCAAGAAAAGTGGATACTAATGCTCTATATGCAACAAAgactctgaggaaaaaagatgtCTTGCTTAGAAATCAAGTTGCTCATGTTAAAGCTGAGCGGGATATCCTTGCCGAAGCTGATAATGAATGGGTGGTTCGCCTGTACTATTCATTCCAAGATAAGGACAATTTGTACTTTGTAATGGACTACATTCCAGGAGGTGATATGATGAGTCTCCTAATTAGAATGGGTGTCTTTCCAGAAAATCTGGCACGGTTCTACACAGCAGAACTGACATGCGCAGTTGAGAGTGTTCATAAAATGGGCTTCATCCACAGAGATATTAAACCTGACAATATCTTGATAGACCGTGATGGTCATATCAAATTGACTGACTTCGGGCTCTGTACTGGTTTTCGATGGACCCATGATTCAAAATACTACCAGAGCG GTGATCATGCCCGTCAGGACAGTATGGATTTCAGCAGCGAGTGGGGTGACCCAGCGAACTGCAGGTGCGGGGATCGGCTGAAGCCGCTGGAGCGCAGGGCTGCGCGGCAGCACCAGCGCTGCCTGGCCCATTCCCTGGTGGGCACACCCAACTACATTGCACCAGAAGTGTTGTTACGAACAG GTTACACACAGTTGTGTGACTGGTGGAGTGTTGGAGTAATTCTCTTTGAGATGCTAGTGGGGCAGCCTCCATTCCTGGCACAAACACCACTAGAAACACAAATGAAG gtTATCAACTGGCAAACTGCACTTCATATTCCGCCTCAGGCTAAATTGACTCCAGAGGCCTCCGACCTTATTATTAAACTCTGCCGAGGGCCAGAAGATCGTTTAGGCAAAAACGGTGCAGATGAAATAAAAGCTCAtccatttttcaaaacaattgaTTTTTCAAGCGATCTACGGCGACAGTCTGCTTTCTACATTCCCAAAATTGCTCATCCTACGGACACATCAAACTTTGATCCTGTTGATCCAGATAAATTGTGGAGTGATGATGATAAGGAGGGGAACAGAAATGATACCCTTAATGGGTGgtacaaaaatggaaaacatccTGAACATGCTTTTTATGAGTTTACCTTCCGAAGGTTTTTTGATGACAATGGCTACCCGTACAACAATCCAAAGCCGATTGAGTATGAGTATGGTAGTTCCCAAAACTCAGAACAGCAGtcagatgatgatgatgatgatgaacaGGCAGGTAGAGGAGTTCAGAGTCGTGATCTGGTTTATGTTTAG
- the LATS1 gene encoding serine/threonine-protein kinase LATS1 isoform X4, with protein MKRSEKPEGYRQMRPKTFPASSYTGSSQQMLQEIRESLRNLPKPSDAAKADHSMGKMLSEDPRQGRNPPKFVTYHKVLQEIRNSLLPFANEATSAVKGTSEVNRQMLQDLQAAGFDEDMVVQALRQTNNRSIEAAIEFISKMSYQDPRREQMVAAAARPVNAGAVQQPVNRKQSWKGSKESLVPQRHGPSLGEGVVYRSESPSSQPDVGRPLSGSGIAAFAQAHPGNGQRVNPPPLPQIRSVTPPPPPPRGQTPPPRGTTPPPPSWEPNSQTKRYSGNMEYVISRISPVPPGAWQDGYPPPPMNPPPMNSSTQGQRGMSAVPIGRQPIIMQSSANSKFSFPSGRAGMQNGNCQAEFIVHQNVVSGNSVSRQPPPYPMNPTNRQSPTALQMQAGGSAPPSAYTNGNLPQAIMVPNRNSHNLELYNTNVAGIPASWSQPSPVQPQSSPGNGHDMPTWQPSVPMRSNSFNNHHGSRQSHSGSSQPSATTVTAITPAPIQQPVKSMRVLKPELQTALAPTHPSWMPQPVQTVQTIPFSDSPSTNMAVMSPVAEAPNYQGPPPPYPKHLLHQNPSVNLYEAGPKLNKEEPPPLSREDENEKNYECVDSTDKEKKQITTSPVPVRKNKKDEERRESRIQSYSPQAFKFFMEQHVENILKSHQQRLHRKKQLENEMMRVGLSPEARDQMRKMLCQKESNYIRLRRAKMDKSMFVKIKTLGVGAFGEVCLARKVDTNALYATKTLRKKDVLLRNQVAHVKAERDILAEADNEWVVRLYYSFQDKDNLYFVMDYIPGGDMMSLLIRMGVFPENLARFYTAELTCAVESVHKMGFIHRDIKPDNILIDRDGHIKLTDFGLCTGFRWTHDSKYYQSGDHARQDSMDFSSEWGDPANCRCGDRLKPLERRAARQHQRCLAHSLVGTPNYIAPEVLLRTGYTQLCDWWSVGVILFEMLVGQPPFLAQTPLETQMKVINWQTALHIPPQAKLTPEASDLIIKLCRGPEDRLGKNGADEIKAHPFFKTIDFSSDLRRQSAFYIPKIAHPTDTSNFDPVDPDKLWSDDDKEGNRNDTLNGWYKNGKHPEHAFYEFTFRRFFDDNGYPYNNPKPIEYEYGSSQNSEQQSDDDDDDEQAGRGVQSRDLVYV; from the exons ATGAAGAGAAGTGAGAAGCCAGAAGGTTATAGACAAATGAGGCCTAAAACTTTTCCTGCCAGTAGCTAtactggcagcagccagcagatgCTACAGGAAATACGAGAGAGCCTCAGGAATTTGCCTAAACCCTCAGATGCTGCTAAAGCTGATCACAGCATGGGCAAAATGTTATCTGAAGATCCTAGACAAGGCCGAAATCCCCCCAAATTTGTAACATATCATAAAGTTTTGCAGGAGATAAGAAACTCACTTCTGCCTTTTGCAAATGAAGCAACCTCAGCTGTCAAAGGAACATCAGAAGTTAATCGACAAATGCTGCAAGACTTACAAGCTGCTGGCTTTGATGAG gATATGGTTGTACAAGCTCTTAGACAAACTAACAACCGTAGTATAGAAGCTGCCATTGAATTTATAAGTAAAATGAGCTACCAGGATCCTCGCCGGGAGCAGATggttgcagcagcagcaagaccTGTAAACGCAG GGGCTGTCCAGCAGCCAGTTAACCgcaagcagagctggaagggtTCTAAGGAGTCCTTGGTTCCTCAGCGGCACGgcccttccctgggagaggggGTTGTTTATCGCTCAGAAagtcccagctcccagcctgaTGTAGGAAGGCCGTTATCTGGATCCGGCATTGCGGCATTTGCTCAGGCTCATCCTGGCAATGGACAAAGAGTGAATCCCCCACCTCTACCACAGATAAGGAGTgtcactcctcctcctccacctcctcgGGGGCAGACACCCCCTCCAAGGGGAACTACTCCTCCACCTCCTTCCTGGGAGCCAAATTCTCAAACAAAGCGGTACTCTGGAAACATGGAATATGTGATCTCCCGTATTTCTCCAGTGCCACCAGGAGCGTGGCAGGATGGTTATCCACCTCCACCTATGAATCCTCCTCCTATGAATTCATCCACACAGGGTCAGAGAGGCATGAGTGCTGTCCCCATTGGCAGGCAACCAATAATCATGCAGAGTTCTGCCAACAGCAAGTTTAGTTTTCcctcaggaagagctggaatGCAAAATGGCAATTGTCAGGCAGAATTCATAGTTCACCAGAATGTGGTGTCCGGGAATTCAGTGAGTCGCCAGCCACCCCCATACCCAATGAATCCAACTAACAGGCAGAGTCCCACAGCACTACAGATGCAGGCAGGAGGATCTGCTCCTCCTTCAGCATACACCAACGGGAATCTTCCTCAGGCAATAATGGTGCCAAACAGAAATAGTCACAACCTAGAACTTTACAACACAAATGTAGCTGGAATACCTGCGTCCTGGTCACAGCCTTCTCCTGTGCAGCCACAGTCATCGCCGGGCAATGGGCACGACATGCCTACATGGCAGCCCAGTGTTCCCATGCGGTCAAACTCCTTCAACAATCATCACGGCAGCAGGCAGAGTCactctggcagctcccagccttcAGCCACCACAGTGACAGCCATAACGCCAGCTCCCATTCAGCAACCAGTGAAAAGCATGCGAGTGTTGAAACCAGAGCTGCAGACTGCCTTGGCACCCACTCACCCTTCTTGGATGCCACAGCCCGTGCAGACTGTTCAGACCATTCCCTTCTCCGACAGTCCCTCTACAAACATGGCAGTTATGTCTCCTGTTGCGGAGGCTCCAAATTACCAGGGTCCCCCACCACCTTACCCGAAACACTTGTTACATCAGAATCCTTCTGTCAATCTGTATGAGGCAGGACCCAAGCTCAACAAGGAGGAGCCACCCCCTTTATCCAGGGAGGATGAGAATGAAAAGAATTACGAATGTGTTGATTCaacagataaagaaaagaaacaaattacaaCCTCACCTGTTCCTGttagaaaaaacaagaaagatgaggaaagaagagagTCGCGCATTCAAAGTTATTCCCCTCAAGCCTTTAAATTCTTCATGGAACAGCATGTGGAGAATATACTCAAGTCACATCAGCAGCGTTTGCATCGGAAAAAACAGCTAGAGAATGAAATGATGCGG GTTGGATTGTCACCAGAAGCCCGGGATCAAATGAGGAAAATGTTGTGCCAGAAAGAGTCAAATTACATTCGGCTAAGAAGAGCTAAAATGGACAAGTCAAtgtttgtaaaaattaaaaccctgGGAGTTGGTGCATTTGGAGAAGTTTGCCTAGCAAGAAAAGTGGATACTAATGCTCTATATGCAACAAAgactctgaggaaaaaagatgtCTTGCTTAGAAATCAAGTTGCTCATGTTAAAGCTGAGCGGGATATCCTTGCCGAAGCTGATAATGAATGGGTGGTTCGCCTGTACTATTCATTCCAAGATAAGGACAATTTGTACTTTGTAATGGACTACATTCCAGGAGGTGATATGATGAGTCTCCTAATTAGAATGGGTGTCTTTCCAGAAAATCTGGCACGGTTCTACACAGCAGAACTGACATGCGCAGTTGAGAGTGTTCATAAAATGGGCTTCATCCACAGAGATATTAAACCTGACAATATCTTGATAGACCGTGATGGTCATATCAAATTGACTGACTTCGGGCTCTGTACTGGTTTTCGATGGACCCATGATTCAAAATACTACCAGAGCG GTGATCATGCCCGTCAGGACAGTATGGATTTCAGCAGCGAGTGGGGTGACCCAGCGAACTGCAGGTGCGGGGATCGGCTGAAGCCGCTGGAGCGCAGGGCTGCGCGGCAGCACCAGCGCTGCCTGGCCCATTCCCTGGTGGGCACACCCAACTACATTGCACCAGAAGTGTTGTTACGAACAG GTTACACACAGTTGTGTGACTGGTGGAGTGTTGGAGTAATTCTCTTTGAGATGCTAGTGGGGCAGCCTCCATTCCTGGCACAAACACCACTAGAAACACAAATGAAG gtTATCAACTGGCAAACTGCACTTCATATTCCGCCTCAGGCTAAATTGACTCCAGAGGCCTCCGACCTTATTATTAAACTCTGCCGAGGGCCAGAAGATCGTTTAGGCAAAAACGGTGCAGATGAAATAAAAGCTCAtccatttttcaaaacaattgaTTTTTCAAGCGATCTACGGCGACAGTCTGCTTTCTACATTCCCAAAATTGCTCATCCTACGGACACATCAAACTTTGATCCTGTTGATCCAGATAAATTGTGGAGTGATGATGATAAGGAGGGGAACAGAAATGATACCCTTAATGGGTGgtacaaaaatggaaaacatccTGAACATGCTTTTTATGAGTTTACCTTCCGAAGGTTTTTTGATGACAATGGCTACCCGTACAACAATCCAAAGCCGATTGAGTATGAGTATGGTAGTTCCCAAAACTCAGAACAGCAGtcagatgatgatgatgatgatgaacaGGCAGGTAGAGGAGTTCAGAGTCGTGATCTGGTTTATGTTTAG
- the LATS1 gene encoding serine/threonine-protein kinase LATS1 isoform X1, translated as MKRSEKPEGYRQMRPKTFPASSYTGSSQQMLQEIRESLRNLPKPSDAAKADHSMGKMLSEDPRQGRNPPKFVTYHKVLQEIRNSLLPFANEATSAVKGTSEVNRQMLQDLQAAGFDEDMVVQALRQTNNRSIEAAIEFISKMSYQDPRREQMVAAAARPVNAGMKPPAGAVQQPVNRKQSWKGSKESLVPQRHGPSLGEGVVYRSESPSSQPDVGRPLSGSGIAAFAQAHPGNGQRVNPPPLPQIRSVTPPPPPPRGQTPPPRGTTPPPPSWEPNSQTKRYSGNMEYVISRISPVPPGAWQDGYPPPPMNPPPMNSSTQGQRGMSAVPIGRQPIIMQSSANSKFSFPSGRAGMQNGNCQAEFIVHQNVVSGNSVSRQPPPYPMNPTNRQSPTALQMQAGGSAPPSAYTNGNLPQAIMVPNRNSHNLELYNTNVAGIPASWSQPSPVQPQSSPGNGHDMPTWQPSVPMRSNSFNNHHGSRQSHSGSSQPSATTVTAITPAPIQQPVKSMRVLKPELQTALAPTHPSWMPQPVQTVQTIPFSDSPSTNMAVMSPVAEAPNYQGPPPPYPKHLLHQNPSVNLYEAGPKLNKEEPPPLSREDENEKNYECVDSTDKEKKQITTSPVPVRKNKKDEERRESRIQSYSPQAFKFFMEQHVENILKSHQQRLHRKKQLENEMMRVGLSPEARDQMRKMLCQKESNYIRLRRAKMDKSMFVKIKTLGVGAFGEVCLARKVDTNALYATKTLRKKDVLLRNQVAHVKAERDILAEADNEWVVRLYYSFQDKDNLYFVMDYIPGGDMMSLLIRMGVFPENLARFYTAELTCAVESVHKMGFIHRDIKPDNILIDRDGHIKLTDFGLCTGFRWTHDSKYYQSGDHARQDSMDFSSEWGDPANCRCGDRLKPLERRAARQHQRCLAHSLVGTPNYIAPEVLLRTGYTQLCDWWSVGVILFEMLVGQPPFLAQTPLETQMKVINWQTALHIPPQAKLTPEASDLIIKLCRGPEDRLGKNGADEIKAHPFFKTIDFSSDLRRQSAFYIPKIAHPTDTSNFDPVDPDKLWSDDDKEGNRNDTLNGWYKNGKHPEHAFYEFTFRRFFDDNGYPYNNPKPIEYEYGSSQNSEQQSDDDDDDEQAGRGVQSRDLVYV; from the exons ATGAAGAGAAGTGAGAAGCCAGAAGGTTATAGACAAATGAGGCCTAAAACTTTTCCTGCCAGTAGCTAtactggcagcagccagcagatgCTACAGGAAATACGAGAGAGCCTCAGGAATTTGCCTAAACCCTCAGATGCTGCTAAAGCTGATCACAGCATGGGCAAAATGTTATCTGAAGATCCTAGACAAGGCCGAAATCCCCCCAAATTTGTAACATATCATAAAGTTTTGCAGGAGATAAGAAACTCACTTCTGCCTTTTGCAAATGAAGCAACCTCAGCTGTCAAAGGAACATCAGAAGTTAATCGACAAATGCTGCAAGACTTACAAGCTGCTGGCTTTGATGAG gATATGGTTGTACAAGCTCTTAGACAAACTAACAACCGTAGTATAGAAGCTGCCATTGAATTTATAAGTAAAATGAGCTACCAGGATCCTCGCCGGGAGCAGATggttgcagcagcagcaagaccTGTAAACGCAGGTATGAAGCCACCAG CAGGGGCTGTCCAGCAGCCAGTTAACCgcaagcagagctggaagggtTCTAAGGAGTCCTTGGTTCCTCAGCGGCACGgcccttccctgggagaggggGTTGTTTATCGCTCAGAAagtcccagctcccagcctgaTGTAGGAAGGCCGTTATCTGGATCCGGCATTGCGGCATTTGCTCAGGCTCATCCTGGCAATGGACAAAGAGTGAATCCCCCACCTCTACCACAGATAAGGAGTgtcactcctcctcctccacctcctcgGGGGCAGACACCCCCTCCAAGGGGAACTACTCCTCCACCTCCTTCCTGGGAGCCAAATTCTCAAACAAAGCGGTACTCTGGAAACATGGAATATGTGATCTCCCGTATTTCTCCAGTGCCACCAGGAGCGTGGCAGGATGGTTATCCACCTCCACCTATGAATCCTCCTCCTATGAATTCATCCACACAGGGTCAGAGAGGCATGAGTGCTGTCCCCATTGGCAGGCAACCAATAATCATGCAGAGTTCTGCCAACAGCAAGTTTAGTTTTCcctcaggaagagctggaatGCAAAATGGCAATTGTCAGGCAGAATTCATAGTTCACCAGAATGTGGTGTCCGGGAATTCAGTGAGTCGCCAGCCACCCCCATACCCAATGAATCCAACTAACAGGCAGAGTCCCACAGCACTACAGATGCAGGCAGGAGGATCTGCTCCTCCTTCAGCATACACCAACGGGAATCTTCCTCAGGCAATAATGGTGCCAAACAGAAATAGTCACAACCTAGAACTTTACAACACAAATGTAGCTGGAATACCTGCGTCCTGGTCACAGCCTTCTCCTGTGCAGCCACAGTCATCGCCGGGCAATGGGCACGACATGCCTACATGGCAGCCCAGTGTTCCCATGCGGTCAAACTCCTTCAACAATCATCACGGCAGCAGGCAGAGTCactctggcagctcccagccttcAGCCACCACAGTGACAGCCATAACGCCAGCTCCCATTCAGCAACCAGTGAAAAGCATGCGAGTGTTGAAACCAGAGCTGCAGACTGCCTTGGCACCCACTCACCCTTCTTGGATGCCACAGCCCGTGCAGACTGTTCAGACCATTCCCTTCTCCGACAGTCCCTCTACAAACATGGCAGTTATGTCTCCTGTTGCGGAGGCTCCAAATTACCAGGGTCCCCCACCACCTTACCCGAAACACTTGTTACATCAGAATCCTTCTGTCAATCTGTATGAGGCAGGACCCAAGCTCAACAAGGAGGAGCCACCCCCTTTATCCAGGGAGGATGAGAATGAAAAGAATTACGAATGTGTTGATTCaacagataaagaaaagaaacaaattacaaCCTCACCTGTTCCTGttagaaaaaacaagaaagatgaggaaagaagagagTCGCGCATTCAAAGTTATTCCCCTCAAGCCTTTAAATTCTTCATGGAACAGCATGTGGAGAATATACTCAAGTCACATCAGCAGCGTTTGCATCGGAAAAAACAGCTAGAGAATGAAATGATGCGG GTTGGATTGTCACCAGAAGCCCGGGATCAAATGAGGAAAATGTTGTGCCAGAAAGAGTCAAATTACATTCGGCTAAGAAGAGCTAAAATGGACAAGTCAAtgtttgtaaaaattaaaaccctgGGAGTTGGTGCATTTGGAGAAGTTTGCCTAGCAAGAAAAGTGGATACTAATGCTCTATATGCAACAAAgactctgaggaaaaaagatgtCTTGCTTAGAAATCAAGTTGCTCATGTTAAAGCTGAGCGGGATATCCTTGCCGAAGCTGATAATGAATGGGTGGTTCGCCTGTACTATTCATTCCAAGATAAGGACAATTTGTACTTTGTAATGGACTACATTCCAGGAGGTGATATGATGAGTCTCCTAATTAGAATGGGTGTCTTTCCAGAAAATCTGGCACGGTTCTACACAGCAGAACTGACATGCGCAGTTGAGAGTGTTCATAAAATGGGCTTCATCCACAGAGATATTAAACCTGACAATATCTTGATAGACCGTGATGGTCATATCAAATTGACTGACTTCGGGCTCTGTACTGGTTTTCGATGGACCCATGATTCAAAATACTACCAGAGCG GTGATCATGCCCGTCAGGACAGTATGGATTTCAGCAGCGAGTGGGGTGACCCAGCGAACTGCAGGTGCGGGGATCGGCTGAAGCCGCTGGAGCGCAGGGCTGCGCGGCAGCACCAGCGCTGCCTGGCCCATTCCCTGGTGGGCACACCCAACTACATTGCACCAGAAGTGTTGTTACGAACAG GTTACACACAGTTGTGTGACTGGTGGAGTGTTGGAGTAATTCTCTTTGAGATGCTAGTGGGGCAGCCTCCATTCCTGGCACAAACACCACTAGAAACACAAATGAAG gtTATCAACTGGCAAACTGCACTTCATATTCCGCCTCAGGCTAAATTGACTCCAGAGGCCTCCGACCTTATTATTAAACTCTGCCGAGGGCCAGAAGATCGTTTAGGCAAAAACGGTGCAGATGAAATAAAAGCTCAtccatttttcaaaacaattgaTTTTTCAAGCGATCTACGGCGACAGTCTGCTTTCTACATTCCCAAAATTGCTCATCCTACGGACACATCAAACTTTGATCCTGTTGATCCAGATAAATTGTGGAGTGATGATGATAAGGAGGGGAACAGAAATGATACCCTTAATGGGTGgtacaaaaatggaaaacatccTGAACATGCTTTTTATGAGTTTACCTTCCGAAGGTTTTTTGATGACAATGGCTACCCGTACAACAATCCAAAGCCGATTGAGTATGAGTATGGTAGTTCCCAAAACTCAGAACAGCAGtcagatgatgatgatgatgatgaacaGGCAGGTAGAGGAGTTCAGAGTCGTGATCTGGTTTATGTTTAG